The genomic region CGCCAGAAACATGTAACATACACTAGTTCCAGATACATTTTATTGACACATAAATGAGAAAACGTGTATTAAATCTATTTAATTGGATCATATATAGAGATGTGCAGCCAATCGCGGTGTAGCTTGCAGAACAAGGGGCTCAGCTAGTGCAACACCCGCATTGCGTTCTTGGAGACTGATACTCTTAACGCCGGGAAGCTTTGTCCAAGTGAATCCCTGCAACATCCTTGCGAACAACATCATTGTCATAGAGGTACCAAGTGAAATCCCAGGACAACCCCTCCTCCCACTGCTAAATGAAATGAAACGTAGGCCTGGATCAGTGAGAAGTACATTCGCAGTGTTCAAATGCCTCTCAGGCTGAAACTCCAGTGGTTCAGTCCAGATCTTGGGATTGCGGCCAAGTCCAAGCCGGCTTAAAAGTATGTGGCTATCCTTGGGGATGGTGTAGCCAGCAATAGTTGTGTCCGCCATGGCGACATGGGGTACGTTAAGAGCATGGTATGGGTGTAAGCGGAAGGCCTCCCGGATGCACGATTTGAGATAGTTTAGCTGAGGAATGTCAGACTCCTGCACCAGTCTATCTTTACCGACGACAGCATCGAGTTCCTCTGTTGCTTTCTGCATGATCTCTGGCATGTTCATCATCTCAGCAAGTGCCCACTCAACCGCATTAGATGGGTTATCGACTGCTGCAAACATCATTTCCTA from Triticum dicoccoides isolate Atlit2015 ecotype Zavitan unplaced genomic scaffold, WEW_v2.0 scaffold247057, whole genome shotgun sequence harbors:
- the LOC119345526 gene encoding tyrosine N-monooxygenase-like, with amino-acid sequence MMFAAVDNPSNAVEWALAEMMNMPEIMQKATEELDAVVGKDRLVQESDIPQLNYLKSCIREAFRLHPYHALNVPHVAMADTTIAGYTIPKDSHILLSRLGLGRNPKIWTEPLEFQPERHLNTANVLLTDPGLRFISFSSGRRGCPGISLGTSMTMMLFARMLQGFTWTKLPGVKSISLQERNAGVALAEPLVLQATPRLAAHLYI